The Methanoculleus thermophilus genome contains a region encoding:
- the hisA gene encoding 1-(5-phosphoribosyl)-5-[(5-phosphoribosylamino)methylideneamino]imidazole-4-carboxamide isomerase: MEIYPAVDILDGRCVQLVQGRPEAATVYGEPAAWAYRWLDEGADGIHIVNLDGAFGQAQKNADLIRSFIRETSAFVELGGGIRSVEDAAGWLDTGVDRVILSTLAVREPETIRTLAEEFGSERIMAGIDARGGEVMIEGWKRPAGSYLAWAERFENLGAGALLYTNVDVEGLQGGIAVAPVADLLARTKVPVVVSGGISSPADVRALRAIGAAGAVIGSALYAGKVRLSELLEAADEDK, translated from the coding sequence ATGGAGATCTATCCCGCAGTCGATATCCTGGATGGGCGATGCGTCCAGCTCGTGCAGGGGCGGCCGGAGGCAGCGACGGTATACGGGGAACCGGCCGCCTGGGCATACCGGTGGCTCGACGAGGGCGCGGACGGCATCCATATCGTCAATCTTGATGGCGCTTTCGGCCAGGCGCAGAAGAACGCCGACCTGATCCGATCCTTTATTAGAGAGACCAGCGCCTTCGTCGAACTCGGGGGCGGTATCAGGAGCGTCGAGGACGCCGCCGGATGGCTTGATACCGGCGTCGACCGGGTCATCCTCTCAACGCTGGCTGTCCGGGAGCCGGAGACGATCCGTACGCTCGCCGAAGAGTTCGGCAGCGAACGGATCATGGCCGGGATTGACGCCCGGGGGGGTGAGGTGATGATCGAGGGCTGGAAACGCCCGGCTGGCAGTTACCTAGCGTGGGCTGAGCGGTTCGAGAACCTCGGCGCCGGAGCGCTCCTCTACACAAATGTGGACGTGGAGGGGCTTCAGGGAGGAATCGCGGTTGCCCCGGTGGCGGACCTCCTTGCGAGAACAAAGGTCCCGGTCGTCGTCTCGGGCGGGATATCGAGTCCGGCGGATGTCCGTGCGCTCCGCGCGATCGGGGCGGCAGGTGCAGTCATCGGCTCGGCCCTCTATGCCGGTAAAGTGCGACTATCAGAACTTCTGGAGGCAGCAGATGAGGATAAGTGA
- the mtxX gene encoding methanogenesis marker protein Mmp4/MtxX, whose translation MPVTVGLGAASPTESILSTVRAVGHEVDLVLFSQPGTAGSFGDAVKVIEAEQPEEALVAALTDGRIDAAVRGTLPASSTLKALKRVAGVDQLERIALLETADGRLFLLAPVGVDEGWTVTEKMRFVERGRLIARNFGLPEKVAVLSGGRLGDVGRHPTVDRSMADAELVARLTGAEHAEILIEDVVGRYGMILAPDGISGNLIFRTLTFLGAGTGHGAPVVNIDDIFVDTSRASANYTNAVMLAKSLAEFKKS comes from the coding sequence ATGCCGGTAACGGTTGGGCTTGGAGCGGCATCCCCCACAGAGAGCATCCTTTCAACTGTCAGGGCGGTCGGTCATGAGGTCGACCTCGTTCTTTTTTCCCAGCCGGGGACTGCTGGCTCGTTCGGAGATGCTGTGAAGGTCATCGAGGCGGAGCAACCAGAGGAGGCCCTTGTTGCGGCTCTCACCGACGGCAGGATTGACGCCGCCGTCAGGGGCACGCTGCCTGCGTCCTCCACCCTGAAGGCTCTCAAACGAGTCGCAGGCGTCGATCAACTGGAGCGGATTGCCCTTCTTGAGACCGCCGACGGGCGCCTCTTTCTCCTCGCCCCGGTCGGAGTCGACGAGGGCTGGACCGTCACAGAGAAGATGCGGTTCGTAGAGCGTGGCCGTCTTATTGCCCGAAATTTCGGTCTCCCGGAGAAGGTGGCGGTCCTCTCGGGCGGAAGGCTCGGAGATGTCGGGCGGCATCCGACCGTCGACCGGAGCATGGCGGATGCTGAACTTGTCGCTCGCCTGACCGGTGCGGAGCATGCCGAGATCCTGATCGAGGATGTGGTGGGGCGGTATGGGATGATTCTCGCTCCCGATGGGATATCGGGGAACCTGATCTTTCGCACGCTCACGTTCCTCGGAGCGGGGACGGGGCATGGTGCACCGGTGGTAAATATCGATGATATTTTCGTAGATACGTCGCGCGCCTCAGCAAATTATACCAATGCAGTAATGCTCGCAAAATCTTTGGCGGAATTTAAGAAATCGTAG
- a CDS encoding UPF0146 family protein → MCRYKRIERCIGEYIADHYRRAVEVGIGNNPEAARMVASAGALMLCTDIRSDIRHEGLPVVTDDIFEPKRELYAGADVIYAVRPGVEMIPPLIALARSVNSDLLVYHLGCEIYEGGGELVNCGPVLLHRYHRRT, encoded by the coding sequence ATGTGTCGGTATAAACGTATTGAACGATGTATTGGGGAGTATATTGCCGATCATTACCGGCGGGCCGTGGAAGTGGGCATCGGGAATAATCCCGAGGCCGCAAGGATGGTCGCTTCTGCCGGCGCCCTCATGCTCTGCACCGACATACGATCCGATATCCGACACGAGGGCCTCCCCGTTGTGACCGATGACATCTTCGAGCCCAAACGTGAACTTTATGCGGGTGCGGACGTGATCTATGCCGTCCGCCCCGGTGTGGAGATGATCCCGCCGCTGATCGCGCTTGCAAGATCGGTCAACAGCGATCTCCTGGTTTACCATCTGGGATGCGAGATTTATGAGGGCGGCGGAGAACTCGTGAACTGTGGTCCCGTTCTCCTTCACCGCTACCACCGCCGAACTTAG
- a CDS encoding methionine adenosyltransferase, translating to MTRNICVEGLDQIPIEKQQIELVERKCLGHPDSLADGIAESISRALSKAYLEECGSVLHHNTDQGEVVAGESLPKFGGGLITRPIYFLISGRATKTFNGANIPADAIAVEAARDYIQKILPTINMNRDVIVDCRMGKGSTDLQDVFRTCEGKVPRANDTSFGVGYAPFSEAESIVRGVAAYIDETLRPRYPVIGQDCKIMCLRDGDSITLTIAMAFVDRYCSSLTEYIEQKNIFTEQIANIAQQFTKRSVNVAINTADDLENGSVFLTVSGTSAEMGDDGSVGRGNRANGLITPNRPMSMEATSGKNPINHIGKIYNLLATQIAQDCVAEIDGIEEIYIRLLSQIGYPIDQPHVASAQILTKPGVKIESIKPDVEGIIDEWLERTTTITEKVIKGELSTF from the coding sequence ATGACCAGAAACATCTGCGTTGAAGGGCTTGACCAGATCCCGATCGAGAAGCAGCAAATTGAACTCGTGGAGAGGAAGTGCCTTGGACACCCCGATAGCCTTGCGGACGGCATTGCAGAGTCGATCAGCCGGGCGCTCAGCAAGGCATACCTGGAGGAATGCGGCAGCGTCCTGCACCACAACACCGATCAGGGCGAAGTCGTGGCAGGCGAGTCGCTCCCGAAGTTTGGCGGAGGCCTGATCACAAGGCCGATCTACTTCCTCATATCTGGTCGGGCGACCAAGACCTTCAACGGCGCAAACATCCCCGCGGACGCGATCGCCGTCGAGGCGGCACGCGACTACATCCAGAAGATCCTCCCAACCATCAATATGAACCGCGACGTCATCGTCGACTGCCGGATGGGTAAGGGGTCGACCGACCTGCAGGACGTCTTTAGGACCTGCGAGGGAAAGGTACCGCGGGCGAACGACACCTCCTTCGGTGTTGGATATGCGCCGTTTAGCGAGGCGGAGAGCATCGTTCGGGGAGTAGCCGCGTACATCGACGAAACACTCCGCCCAAGATACCCGGTCATCGGCCAGGACTGCAAGATCATGTGCCTGCGTGACGGCGATTCAATCACCCTCACGATCGCGATGGCATTTGTAGACCGCTACTGCTCAAGCCTCACGGAGTACATCGAGCAAAAGAACATCTTTACCGAGCAGATAGCCAATATCGCTCAGCAGTTTACCAAGAGATCCGTCAACGTCGCCATCAACACCGCTGACGACCTCGAGAACGGCAGTGTTTTCCTTACAGTCTCGGGCACTTCCGCCGAGATGGGCGACGATGGATCGGTTGGCCGCGGCAACCGCGCAAACGGACTGATCACACCAAACCGCCCCATGAGCATGGAGGCAACGAGCGGAAAGAACCCGATCAACCACATCGGCAAGATCTACAATCTTCTCGCAACGCAGATTGCACAGGACTGTGTAGCTGAGATCGACGGCATCGAGGAGATATATATCCGGCTCCTCTCACAGATCGGCTACCCGATCGACCAGCCGCACGTAGCAAGCGCTCAGATTCTCACAAAGCCCGGCGTGAAGATCGAGTCCATCAAGCCCGATGTTGAGGGTATCATCGATGAGTGGCTGGAGAGGACCACAACCATCACCGAGAAGGTTATCAAGGGAGAACTCTCCACCTTCTAA
- a CDS encoding DNA integrity scanning protein DisA nucleotide-binding domain protein, with the protein MNGDLMLATACDVAVKIGARAVVSFIEPIPVLAETPEIPIIQVQELQLDVLKDLTMHDILEVSERHMLDAAVHLYLRRNLESGLVVGAFPYAIIIYDIEEGKNFISLKDFTDIVPRDVLHAALTLALEIAVEGREGRSIGTAFIIGDPEEIFKHSHQAILNPYQGQPAALRDIKNRNNWESIKEFAQLDGVFVIDKNGEVRAAGRYLDVTGRGISLPSGLGGRHRATASITHEIPAVGITVSESGGMVRVFRDGSCKIVIRSDIRVRSNG; encoded by the coding sequence ATGAATGGCGATCTGATGCTTGCAACCGCCTGTGATGTGGCGGTAAAGATTGGCGCGCGGGCGGTCGTCTCATTCATCGAGCCGATCCCGGTCCTTGCGGAAACGCCCGAGATCCCGATCATCCAGGTGCAGGAACTCCAGCTCGACGTCCTAAAGGACCTTACCATGCACGACATCCTGGAGGTGAGCGAGCGGCATATGCTCGATGCCGCAGTCCACCTCTATCTCCGAAGAAACCTGGAGAGCGGCCTTGTCGTCGGTGCTTTTCCCTATGCTATCATCATCTACGATATAGAAGAAGGAAAGAACTTCATCAGCCTCAAGGACTTCACCGATATCGTCCCACGCGACGTCCTCCACGCAGCCCTCACACTGGCCCTCGAGATCGCGGTCGAAGGCCGTGAAGGACGGTCGATCGGGACCGCGTTCATCATAGGTGACCCCGAAGAGATCTTCAAGCACTCGCACCAGGCGATCCTCAATCCTTACCAGGGGCAGCCCGCAGCCCTCCGGGACATCAAGAACAGGAACAACTGGGAGAGCATCAAGGAATTTGCCCAACTCGACGGTGTCTTCGTCATCGACAAAAACGGCGAGGTGCGGGCGGCAGGACGCTATCTCGACGTCACCGGGCGGGGGATCTCCCTTCCGAGTGGTCTTGGGGGGCGGCACCGCGCAACCGCATCAATCACGCACGAGATCCCGGCCGTCGGCATCACGGTCTCGGAGAGCGGAGGCATGGTGCGTGTCTTTAGAGACGGCTCCTGCAAGATAGTCATCCGTTCCGACATCAGGGTTCGGAGCAATGGTTAG
- the hisG gene encoding ATP phosphoribosyltransferase, with protein MSDPSSQRPKPGPALVRLVIPNKGRIAQPINELIEKSGLHLVDGGERRLITRTRDPNVEILFARPIDIPEYVANGVADIGITGRDMVMERGSVVEQVLDLQTGRATLVVAVPEESRIETVADLAGAKVATEFPGITRSFFAEHGIDVTIVTVGGACEATPHLGIADAIVDLSSSGTTLRTNHLRVIEEILTSTTILIANPISLAEKREKIDEIVLALESVIRAKGQCYLMMNVHRSALADVREVLPGLSGPTVMDVASDENLVAVHAVVKEERVYQLINQLKRAGAKDILVMPIERIIR; from the coding sequence ATGAGTGACCCATCATCCCAAAGGCCTAAACCAGGGCCCGCTCTTGTTCGTCTCGTCATCCCTAACAAGGGAAGAATCGCCCAGCCCATCAACGAGTTGATCGAGAAGAGCGGTCTCCATCTGGTTGACGGAGGGGAGCGAAGACTCATCACACGGACTCGTGACCCGAACGTTGAGATCCTCTTTGCCCGGCCGATCGATATACCGGAGTACGTGGCAAACGGTGTTGCCGATATCGGCATTACCGGGAGGGATATGGTCATGGAACGGGGCTCAGTAGTCGAGCAGGTGCTCGACCTGCAGACCGGCAGGGCAACCCTCGTCGTCGCGGTGCCGGAAGAGTCCAGGATCGAGACCGTCGCCGACCTTGCGGGAGCGAAGGTGGCGACCGAGTTTCCGGGGATCACGCGCTCGTTCTTTGCGGAGCACGGGATTGATGTAACGATCGTGACGGTCGGGGGGGCATGCGAAGCGACGCCGCATCTAGGAATCGCCGACGCCATCGTCGATCTCTCCTCCTCAGGGACGACGCTTCGGACGAACCATCTTCGAGTCATTGAGGAGATTCTTACCTCCACGACGATCCTGATTGCAAACCCCATATCGCTTGCAGAAAAGAGGGAGAAGATCGACGAGATCGTTCTTGCTCTCGAGAGCGTCATCAGGGCGAAGGGTCAGTGTTATCTGATGATGAACGTCCATAGAAGCGCTCTTGCGGACGTTAGAGAGGTGCTGCCCGGCCTCTCCGGCCCTACGGTGATGGACGTTGCATCCGACGAGAACCTGGTCGCAGTTCACGCCGTCGTCAAAGAGGAGCGGGTATATCAGCTGATCAACCAGTTGAAGCGTGCGGGCGCAAAAGACATATTAGTCATGCCCATTGAACGGATCATACGCTGA
- a CDS encoding replication factor C large subunit, whose amino-acid sequence MDWAEKYRPQHLSDIVGNSSAIRQMYEWARDWSREKKPLVLYGKPGIGKTSSAYALANDMNWEVVELNASDQRTKSALERVAGSGSTTASLSGASRKLILLDEADNLHGQADRGGAKAIIEIIAESKQPMILIANDYYALSKELKAATEPVQFRALQARSIVPRLRHICAAENLACDPAALDEIANRASGDMRAAVNMLYAAAIGKDSLTMDDLQTSAKDERSTIFELIGEAFKGRRDADLIRMALEVEDTPDTIAQWLEGNIDQMPDLASQAKGYAYLSRADEYIGRTYRRQYYTLWRYASAVMLLGIADAAGGHGIHSRIMPPARWQKMASSRKQKAIRAGLTRKLSEMMHIPENLLREEFFTAISLLVEADPAAYVREFQLDADELVLFVHDKALATKVVKGVAKEEKDKAKKASRKEKTLKKGQKPRDDDPPDEPDEVRQDLPPGQATLF is encoded by the coding sequence ATGGACTGGGCGGAGAAGTACAGACCACAGCATCTCTCGGACATTGTGGGGAACTCGAGCGCCATCAGGCAGATGTACGAGTGGGCGCGGGACTGGTCGCGAGAGAAAAAACCGCTCGTCCTGTACGGAAAGCCCGGCATCGGCAAGACCTCGAGCGCTTATGCCCTTGCAAATGATATGAACTGGGAGGTGGTAGAACTGAACGCCTCCGACCAGCGAACAAAATCGGCGCTCGAGCGGGTGGCGGGGTCGGGATCTACAACAGCCAGCCTCTCCGGGGCGTCCCGTAAACTCATCCTGCTCGATGAAGCCGACAACCTGCATGGGCAGGCTGACCGGGGCGGGGCAAAGGCGATCATAGAGATCATCGCCGAGTCGAAGCAGCCAATGATTCTGATCGCAAACGATTACTACGCTCTCTCAAAAGAGCTCAAAGCAGCCACCGAACCCGTCCAATTCCGGGCTCTTCAGGCCCGCTCGATCGTACCCCGCCTCCGCCATATCTGCGCTGCAGAGAACCTGGCATGCGACCCTGCCGCACTCGACGAGATTGCAAACCGCGCCAGCGGTGACATGCGGGCCGCTGTGAATATGCTCTACGCCGCAGCCATAGGTAAGGACAGCCTCACGATGGACGATCTCCAGACCTCCGCAAAGGATGAGCGCTCCACCATCTTCGAACTCATCGGGGAGGCATTCAAGGGTCGTAGAGATGCCGATCTGATTCGCATGGCTTTGGAGGTCGAGGATACCCCGGATACCATCGCACAGTGGCTCGAAGGGAATATCGATCAGATGCCCGATCTCGCTTCCCAGGCAAAGGGTTATGCTTACCTCTCAAGGGCCGACGAGTATATCGGCCGCACCTATCGGCGGCAATACTACACCCTCTGGCGATACGCGAGCGCTGTGATGCTCCTTGGCATCGCCGATGCTGCGGGAGGGCACGGAATCCATAGCCGCATCATGCCGCCGGCGCGCTGGCAGAAGATGGCATCATCCAGGAAGCAGAAGGCAATCAGAGCGGGTTTGACCAGGAAACTCAGCGAGATGATGCATATCCCGGAGAATCTCCTGCGCGAAGAGTTCTTCACCGCAATCAGCCTCCTCGTTGAGGCAGATCCCGCTGCTTACGTCCGCGAGTTCCAGCTGGATGCCGACGAGCTCGTCCTCTTCGTTCACGACAAAGCCCTGGCTACGAAGGTGGTCAAAGGTGTTGCAAAGGAGGAGAAGGATAAAGCCAAGAAGGCTTCCAGAAAAGAGAAGACCTTGAAAAAAGGGCAGAAGCCAAGAGACGATGATCCTCCCGACGAACCCGATGAGGTGCGGCAGGACCTACCCCCGGGCCAGGCAACGCTCTTCTAA
- the sucD gene encoding succinate--CoA ligase subunit alpha produces the protein MIYGDKNLGVIVQNITGKQGTFHTELMNAYAREVGGRGVVAGVAPGKAGREVHGAPVYNTVKEALAEHDATASVIFVPAPAACDAIMEAAHAGIELAVVITEHIPVHDTMKALAYAKLHDCTVIGPNCPGLLSPGECKLGIMPAHLATRGSVGVVSRSGTLTYEVVDELTRAGIGQSTVVGIGGDPVIGQTFVDVLARFEEDPQTKAVVVIGEVGGNLEEEGVRSTDLPVVAYIAGVSAPPEKRMGHAGAIIEGGEGDARSKVRRLSALGVPVASRPSEIPGLIREML, from the coding sequence ATGATCTACGGGGACAAGAATCTCGGGGTGATCGTTCAGAACATCACCGGCAAACAGGGCACGTTCCACACGGAACTGATGAACGCCTATGCCCGCGAGGTCGGCGGACGGGGAGTCGTTGCGGGGGTTGCGCCCGGCAAGGCCGGTCGGGAGGTCCACGGCGCCCCGGTCTACAACACGGTAAAGGAGGCGCTCGCCGAGCACGACGCGACCGCAAGCGTCATCTTCGTTCCGGCGCCCGCCGCATGCGACGCGATCATGGAGGCGGCACACGCGGGGATTGAACTAGCCGTCGTCATCACCGAACATATCCCGGTCCACGACACGATGAAGGCCCTCGCCTACGCAAAACTCCACGACTGCACGGTCATCGGCCCGAACTGCCCGGGCCTCCTCTCGCCGGGGGAGTGTAAACTCGGGATCATGCCTGCCCATCTTGCCACCCGGGGAAGTGTCGGTGTCGTCTCCCGGAGCGGCACCCTCACCTACGAGGTCGTCGACGAACTCACCCGCGCCGGTATCGGCCAGAGCACGGTCGTCGGGATCGGGGGCGATCCGGTGATCGGCCAGACGTTTGTGGACGTCCTCGCACGGTTTGAGGAGGACCCGCAGACCAAAGCCGTCGTCGTCATCGGCGAGGTGGGAGGCAACCTGGAGGAGGAAGGTGTCCGGTCGACCGATCTCCCGGTCGTCGCTTATATCGCCGGTGTGAGCGCTCCTCCAGAGAAGAGGATGGGCCATGCGGGGGCGATCATCGAAGGGGGTGAGGGCGACGCGCGCTCCAAGGTGCGGCGGCTCTCGGCTCTCGGTGTCCCGGTCGCATCCCGGCCCTCAGAGATACCAGGCCTTATCCGTGAGATGTTATGA
- a CDS encoding archaemetzincin family Zn-dependent metalloprotease has translation MSINILWDQQAPRGIELPVARMIEMILGRETRLLEHPFLIDGYNRDRDQHDAQKILDRLQDTFTRRYSINGPLLLVTSRDLYVTGCDFVFGLARSASSVAVVSTARLGNEYYGRRPDDADLIDRTAKEGAHELGHLLGLGHCDNPECVMFRPRTLDELDRKRKMLCPACKEALDS, from the coding sequence ATGAGCATCAATATTCTTTGGGATCAGCAGGCACCAAGAGGTATCGAGCTCCCCGTCGCCCGGATGATCGAGATGATCCTCGGGCGAGAGACCAGACTCCTCGAACACCCGTTCCTCATCGATGGCTACAACAGGGACCGAGACCAGCACGATGCTCAAAAGATCCTTGATCGCCTGCAGGATACGTTCACCCGCAGGTATTCGATCAATGGCCCCCTGCTGCTTGTGACCTCCCGCGACCTCTACGTCACCGGGTGCGACTTCGTCTTCGGCCTTGCACGATCGGCAAGCAGTGTCGCGGTCGTCTCGACCGCCCGACTTGGTAATGAATACTACGGCAGAAGACCGGATGATGCCGATCTGATCGATCGGACAGCAAAAGAGGGAGCACACGAACTCGGGCACCTTCTTGGGCTTGGACACTGTGACAACCCCGAGTGTGTCATGTTCCGGCCGCGGACACTGGACGAACTGGACCGAAAGAGAAAGATGCTCTGCCCCGCCTGCAAGGAAGCCCTAGACTCGTGA
- a CDS encoding histone family protein, which yields MADLPIAAVVRIAKKNGAERVGSDAAAALVTKAEAYIAELTKEANRLAQHAGRKTIKAEDVELAVKSA from the coding sequence ATGGCAGATCTACCTATTGCTGCGGTTGTACGTATCGCAAAGAAGAATGGTGCTGAGAGAGTAGGCAGCGATGCTGCTGCTGCGCTGGTTACCAAGGCTGAGGCGTATATCGCTGAGCTGACCAAGGAAGCCAACAGGCTTGCCCAGCACGCCGGACGCAAGACGATCAAGGCAGAAGACGTCGAGCTTGCGGTTAAATCCGCGTAA
- a CDS encoding methanogenesis marker 2 protein: MVKDCSTDTVAQAVREYEGVIRKKVIGDVIRSLRIESPDVVASFGEDAAVIRHNTDDALLLAADGIWSKLMEADPFWAGYCAVLVNVHDIAAMGGRPVAIVDILSVTNDRIRDEVTRGMVTASAQFGVPIVGGHLHPDTPYNVVDVAILGTARMDQIIFSNTAEEGDRVIAAIDLDGRIHPSCCYNWDSVTMKSAEVVRAQIRLMEDLGREHLVTAGKDISNPGVIGTLGMLLEVSEKGAVIDLEAIPRPDLAALKLPFEQWVRMYPGMGFILTAKEENVEEVCHRFADVGITAAPIGKVDGSRRLAVRYLGRETQVFDLDQEGIMRIFSEGGACR, translated from the coding sequence GTGGTGAAGGATTGCTCCACCGATACGGTAGCACAGGCCGTCAGAGAGTATGAGGGCGTTATCCGGAAGAAAGTTATTGGAGACGTGATTCGTTCCCTCCGTATAGAGAGCCCCGATGTCGTCGCCTCGTTTGGTGAGGATGCTGCAGTTATCAGGCATAATACAGATGATGCACTGCTGCTTGCGGCTGACGGCATCTGGAGCAAACTCATGGAAGCGGACCCTTTCTGGGCTGGGTATTGTGCCGTGCTCGTGAACGTTCACGATATCGCTGCCATGGGAGGGAGGCCTGTTGCGATAGTCGATATCCTCTCAGTCACGAACGACCGGATCCGCGATGAGGTGACCCGGGGTATGGTCACGGCATCGGCGCAGTTCGGCGTTCCGATCGTGGGTGGGCATCTGCACCCCGATACACCATACAACGTTGTGGACGTGGCGATCCTCGGAACAGCCAGGATGGATCAGATCATCTTCTCGAATACAGCGGAGGAGGGCGACCGGGTGATCGCGGCGATAGACCTCGATGGCCGGATACACCCTTCATGCTGCTACAATTGGGATTCGGTCACGATGAAGTCCGCAGAAGTGGTCCGCGCCCAGATCCGGCTGATGGAGGATCTCGGGAGAGAGCATCTGGTGACGGCCGGAAAAGACATCAGCAACCCTGGTGTCATCGGGACACTCGGTATGCTCCTTGAGGTAAGCGAAAAGGGTGCAGTGATTGACCTGGAGGCGATACCCCGACCGGATCTCGCCGCGCTCAAGCTGCCCTTCGAGCAGTGGGTGCGCATGTACCCGGGTATGGGGTTCATCCTGACCGCGAAGGAGGAGAATGTGGAGGAGGTTTGCCATCGGTTTGCCGACGTCGGCATCACTGCGGCCCCAATCGGGAAGGTCGACGGAAGCCGAAGACTGGCTGTCAGGTACCTGGGCCGTGAGACACAGGTCTTTGATCTGGACCAGGAGGGTATCATGCGGATCTTCTCCGAAGGTGGAGCATGCCGGTAA
- the hisB gene encoding imidazoleglycerol-phosphate dehydratase HisB, whose amino-acid sequence MRISEVHRTTKETDISLSLDLDGSGAGTIETGIPFFDHMLNSFARHGRMDLSIRAIGDLAVDAHHTIEDIGIVLGMALAEAVGDGRGITRFADAAVPMDEALARVALDVGGRGYLVFEGTFSPVGPGGIPGDLIEHFFYSLCNHAGITAHITVTGRNDHHICEAAFKAFGRALRAAVAIDPLISDVPSTKGTL is encoded by the coding sequence ATGAGGATAAGTGAGGTCCACCGGACCACGAAGGAGACCGATATCAGCCTCTCTCTCGACCTCGATGGCTCCGGAGCGGGGACGATCGAGACGGGGATACCGTTCTTTGACCACATGCTGAACTCTTTTGCCCGGCACGGCAGAATGGATCTCAGCATCCGGGCGATCGGGGACCTTGCGGTGGATGCCCACCACACTATTGAGGATATCGGGATTGTCCTTGGAATGGCACTTGCCGAAGCGGTCGGAGATGGACGCGGGATCACCCGGTTTGCCGATGCCGCCGTCCCGATGGACGAGGCGCTCGCCCGGGTGGCACTCGATGTAGGCGGGCGGGGATACCTCGTCTTCGAAGGAACGTTCTCGCCGGTGGGCCCGGGCGGCATCCCCGGCGACCTTATCGAGCATTTCTTCTACAGTCTCTGTAACCACGCCGGGATCACCGCGCACATCACGGTCACGGGCAGGAACGATCACCACATCTGCGAGGCGGCATTCAAGGCGTTTGGACGTGCATTACGGGCGGCCGTGGCGATCGATCCCTTGATAAGCGACGTCCCGAGCACCAAAGGGACACTTTAA